One genomic window of Cinclus cinclus chromosome 6, bCinCin1.1, whole genome shotgun sequence includes the following:
- the LGALS3 gene encoding galectin-3, which yields MSDGFSLSDALANSNNPAPCAPPAQGWPSWGNQPAAPGAFPGYPGAPGAYPGAPGAYPGAPGAYPGAPGGYPGAPGAPGAYPGAPGAYPGGPAGPGAYPGAPGAFPGAPAKVPFELPLQAGLVSRLLITITGTVNPNPDRFSLDFKRGNDVVFHFNPRFNEDHKKVIVCNSKFQDIWGKEERTSPRFPFEAGKPFKLQILCETDHFKVAVNDAHLLQYNFREKRLNEVTKLCIGGDIALTSVVPTMI from the exons atgtCAGACGGTTTCTCT TTATCTGATGCCCTGGCCAACAGCAACAACCCAGCCCCTTGTgcccccccagcccagggctggccctcctgggGGAACcaaccagcagctcctggggcatTCCCAGGGTAtcctggagcaccaggagcctACCCGGGAGCACCTGGAGCCTACCCTGGAGCACCTGGAGCCTACCCTGGAGCACCTGGAGGATACcctggagcacctggagcacctggaGCTTATCCTGGAGCACCTGGAGCTTACCCTGGGggaccagcaggaccaggagcaTACCCAGGAGCACCTGGAGCATTCCCTGGAGCACCAGCA AAAGTCCCTTTTGAGCTGCCCCTGCAGGCAGGACTCGTCTCTCGGCTGCTCATCACCATCACTGGGACTGTGAACCCCAACCCAGACAG GTTCTCATTGGATTTCAAGCGAGGGAATGACGTTGTCTTCCACTTCAACCCCCGCTTCAATGAAGACCACAAGAAAGTCATCGTCTGCAATTCCAAATTCCAAGATatctgggggaaggaggagaggacaTCTCCCAGGTTTCCATTTGAAGCTGGAAAACCCTTCAAG CTCCAGATACTTTGTGAGACAGATCACTTCAAGGTGGCTGTGAACGATGCTCACTTGCTGCAGTACAACTTCCGTGAGAAGAGGCTGAACGAGGTCACCAAGCTCTGCATCGGGGGGGACATTGCCCTCACCAGCGTCGTGCCCACCATGATTTaa